The genomic interval ACCGAGCGCGGCAGGACGGAAGCGCGAAGAAGCGCCGTTGTCGCGTTATTTGCAGGACGCGTACGTGCGCATGCTACCACCGCTGTTGGCGCGGCCAGGGACCTGCGTGGCCGTCATCGGGGCCACGTTTCTGGCGACCGTGCTCGGCGTATTAAAGCTCGGCGAGGAATTCTTGCCGAACTTTCAGGAAACAGACTTCCTCATGCACTGGGTCGAGAAGCCGGGCGCCTCGCTCGACGCCATGCGGCGCATCACGATCCAGGCAAGCCGTGAGCTGCGCGCGATACCCGGCGTGCGGAATTTCGGCTCGCACATCGGCCGCGCCGAGGTGGCGGACGAAGTCGTGGGCCCGAACTTCACCGAACTGTGGATCAGCGTCGATCCCGACGTCGATCTGACGCAAACCGTCAACCAGATTCAACACCTGATCGACGATTATCCCGGCTTGTACCGGGACGTGCTGACCTATCTGAAGGAACGCATCAAGGAGGTGTTGTCGGGCGCCGGTGCGACCATCGTGGTGCGAACGTTTGGCCCAGATCTGAACGTTTTGCGCGCCAAAGGAGAAGAAATCCGGGCCGCCATCGCTGATGTGTCGGGCGTGCAAAACCTGAAAGTCGAGCCGCAGGTGCTGGTGCCGCAATTGCAAGTACGCGTGCGGCCTGATGCCGCAGCCCGGTTGGGGCTGACGCACGCCCAGGTGCGGCGGGCGGTGGCGACGCTAGTGAATGGCACGAAAGTGGGCGAGATTTACCAGGATCAGAAGAGCTTCGACGTCGTGGTCCGCGGCGTGCCGAAGCTGCGTAGCGATTTATCGGCGCTCTCACGATTGCCGATCGACCTGCCCACCGGCGGCCACGTAGTGTTGGGAGATGTGGCCGATTTGCACATCGCGCCGGCGCCGAACGAGATCAAGCGTGAATCCGCGTCGCGTCGGCTGGATGTAACGTGCAACGTCGCGGGGCGCGACTTGGGCAGCGTCGCCCGCGAGATCGAAGAGCGCGTGCGAGCGTTACCCTTTGATCGAGGGTACCATCCCGAGTTCCTCGGCGAGTACGCGGCTCGCGAACAATCGCGCCGGCGGCTGTTCGCCCTTTCGGCCCTGTCGCTCGTGGGTATCCTGCTGCTCTTGCACGTTGATTTTCGCTCGTGGCGGATGGCACTGTTGGTATTCTTGACCATTCCCTTTGCGCTTGTGGGGGGCGTGTTGGGCGCCGTGCTCCAAGGGGGTGTGCTGTCGCTGGGGTCTCTGGTTGGATTCGTGACCGTCTTGGGCATCGCGGCGCGCAACGGCATCATGCTGGTAAGTCATTTCCGGCACCTTGAGCGCGAGGAAGAGGAACCCTTCGGCATCGCGCTCGTAATGCGCGGGGCCCGCGAACGATTGGTGCCGATCTTGATGACGGCCCTGTGCACAGGCTTGGCGCTAGTGCCCTTGGTGGTCGGCGGGAATCGTCCCGGCCATGAAATCGAGTATCCGATGGCGGCGGTCATTCTGGGCGGGCTGGCCACGTCGACGATTTTGAATCTGTTCTTGTTGCCGCCAATTTATTTGGCGTTCGGCAAAGTGTCGGAAGACCACGAGTCGACGGTGCCACCACTGCATCGCTAGCAGCGCCAGCCCGACGTCGGCCTGCCGTGATTTCGCCGCGTGCGCTCGTGTACTCGCGAAAATGCACCGCCTCTAACGCCGCATGCATGCGGGGCGCAGGAATCTAATTATCCGCGAGTGCTTATCGGACCGAAAACCCTTGATAGGCCTGCCTTTCGCGTGACAGCTCTCGCCGGACTTCTTGCTCGCCTCTCTTCATGATTCCGCTTACCACTCGCCACGCACCGCGCGAAGAATCGGTGCGCCCTCCAGGCGCCGGCGGTGCGCCGCGCGCGAATTTCTATATTCATCGTTGGATGGTGATACTCGTGTACGTCGTCGCTTCACTGCGCGCGTTCTTGGCGAGCGCGCAGCCGGCGCCCGTTCCTTCGTCCGCAAGCGCGGCGCCGTCTCTCGTGCGCCCCGCGGTCACGCTGGCTCCCGCACTGAGTAATCCGTCGAATGTCCAGGGTAGAGTTTCGCGTGCGCCTGCGCGACTGCCACCGCCGGCCGGAGCGGTGCAAGGCGGCACGCCCAAGGCGCGCACGACCAGCGAGGTTCTTAACGTGCGTGCCGAACAGATACCGGTCGGCAACCCGCCCGTCGGGCCGCCGGCGGGCCCGGTGCGGTTGGCGCCGGTGCAAATCAACCTGCCGGACGCGATCGAACTGGGGCTGCGGCAGAATCCCGATATCATCACCGTTCGCCGCAACGAAGGAGTTGCCATCGGCGTGCTGGGCGTCGCCGAGACTTATCCTTTCAATCCCTTCGTGCAAGTGAACGTCACGCCGCTGCAGACGAACAACGGCACGGGCTCGACGATCTATAACTACGTGTTGATGATGCAGACGATTCAGCTCGCCCATCAACAGCAGTATCGTGAGGAAGTTGGCGGTGCGGCGTTGAACTCGGTGCGGTGGAACATCGTGCAGGCCGAGCTGCTGAATGTGGCCATGACCGAGCGGCTATTCTTTACCGCACTCTATCAGCATGGTCTGCGCGATCTGGCCATGGCCAACGCCGCCATGAACGACGAACTGCTGCGGATTTCGACGAAGCAGTTCGAAGCGGGGCAGATCTCGGCCGCGAACCTGGCGATCATTCAAATCGATCACCGCGCCTCGCACCGGCAGGAGCGATTGGCCGAGGCGAACTATCAAACGGCCATGTTAGACCTGCGCCGGCAATTGAATATCTCGCTGGCGGCGCCGTTGGATGTCATGGGCGATCTGGACGATTGGTGGTGGGCCGCCGGCAACGCCGAGAATCTGCTGCACCTGAAATGTCCGCAAGCCAACGTCGCACCCGGCGAATGGCCGGCCATCGATGAATTGGCTGCTTCACGTCCCGACGTAATGGCTGCGCGGGCCGACGTGGCCACGGCCCGAGCGGCTGTGCGCCTGGCAAACGCCAACCGTACGCCGGACATCCAGGCCGGCCCTTACTACCAGCGCACCGACAACGGCGTTACGTTCTTCGGTTTTCGCTTGCATCGCGACCTGAACGTATGGAACGACTTTACGCCCATGCTGCGCCAGCGACAGGCCGAGCAGCGCCAGCGGCAAACCGCGATGGAGCAATTGCAGGCCCGGGCCAGGATCGAAATCGAGGCCGCCATCAATCGCTACGAGCGGGCCCGCTGGATCATCAACGAAACCCAGGATTTGATGGAATACTTGCCACGCGAAATTGCGCGGCTGGAAGAGCAATTCAAGGCCGGCGAAGTCGACGTTGTGCAAGTCATGCAGGCGCGGACGAGTCTGATCAATGCCCGGCGGGCCAACTTGGATTGCCTCAACGAATTGGCCCAGGCATCGGCCGTTCTCACCGCAACCACGGCCGTGCCGCCGCAGGCCATCGTACAGCCGGCGCAGAAGCCGTGATGATCTACACCGCCTGCTTGCTCTGTCACGCCACGAAACGACCACCCCGTCGCCGCCAGGCGGCAATGCCAAATCCCAGCGCCGCCGTGGCCGCCATTCCCCAGGTGCCCGGTTCAGGAACCCAAGGGGTGTTGGTGTTGTGCTGCGCGAACAGCCAATCGTAAAGCCCGAACTCCTGGGTTTGCGCGTCGCCGTAGACCTGTTCCCAGATGTCGTGTCCGCCGCCCGGGATCTCGGTGAACAAAGGCGAACCGCCGGCGGCGGTCATGGCGTTGATCATGTTGATCGTGTCGGTCACCGGCACCGTGGCATCGGCCGAGCCGTGAAAGGCCCAGGTAGGAATGTCCTTGATCACGGACGCCGTTGATGGGTCACCGCCCCCCGACAACGGCACGGCCGCGGCCCACAGGCTTGGAAACTCGTCCATGTAGGTGAAGGTGCCGAATCCACCCAGGGACAGGCCCGTGATGTAGATGCGGCTGGGGTCGATGGGATATTCGGCCATCACCTGCTGCAGAATATCCATCGTGCGGTCGAACGGATCGTCGGCGCCGAAGCTGCCTGCGTATGGATAATCGGTCAATTGCGGCGCCAATAAGAACGAGGCATAGGCGTCGCTTTGCGTGGCCTGGATCAAGCCGTCGATGTGATTCGACACCTGCGCGTAGTTGTCGATGCCTCGTTCGCCTGAACCGTGCAAGAACAGGACCAGCGGGAATTTCTCCTCGGGCTCGGAAGCCGATTGAGGCGGAACGAACAAACGATAAGGCATCGGGTACTGACCGTTAGGATCGTAAACCTCTTCCAGAGAGTTCTTGACGAGCGGATCGTCAGCCAGCACCGCATGGGGCGCGAAGGCGGCCAAGACCATCAAAGCGAAAACCGCTGCCGTGCGTCGACCGAGCCGTCGCCGCGCCGCAAACAAAAAGCCGACAAGCGGCAGCGCGGCCAGCGCGAACGCTGGCGGCTCGGGCGCGATCGAAACTTGCAGTGTGTATTCTCCCCCGACCGCCGCCGGTCCCAAGGGACCGTTGGTCGGCGGCGTGTAATACCCGACGGCTATGGTGTACGTGCCGGGCTGCGCGAACGTGTACTGCAAATAGGCGTCGCGCGAGGTGCTGCTGCCGTGGCCGCCATAAGTGGAAGAAGCGTCGTCGTCCGAGGCCAGCAGATGCCCGGCGGCATCGTACAAGAAAAGCTGAGAATCGAACGTGGCGTTATCGATATCGAAGATACCGATCGCGGCGGCCTGACCGACCGTGAAGCTGAAATAGTGCAGGTTTCCGTCGAAGGCTCCATGGATCGTGGCATGCGGCATAATCGCCGACGTGTTGAGAATGTCGTTACCAACATTGGGGTCAAAGTTGCGGTTGAAGGCGCCGTTGATGGATTGTGCCAGCGCGAGGCTAGTGTTTCCGGCAATGCTTTCGAGCACCGGTCCCGGACTGGGCGTGGGAATGCTGTTGCCCACCATCTGCCCTTGCACCTGCAGGTCGACATAAATCGGGCCGAGGTCCGAGCTGCCCGCCGAGATGAAAACCGAGGTATCGATCGGCACGCGAACTTGCCAATTACCGCCGGCGAGCTGCGTCAGGCTGCCGGTCTGTCCGCCGTTTTGCGCCGCGTAGCGTTCGCTGAGGTCATAGCGCTGGCTGCCCAGCGTGGCCCCTATTCCCGATTGGCCTTGCACGTCGATATTGGTGGAAATCGACAGCCACTGATCGGCCGTGAATTGGTACTGGTTAGCACCGGTCGGATTGAGGTTCGTGATTTGGTAGGCGCTGAAGTAGTCGGCCCAAAAGTCTCGCACCGCGGCGACGGCCGTGGCGGGAATACCGAGCACGCCGTCGATTCGCACGCCCAGGAATGCCGGCGCCGTGCCGGTCGCGCCGAGCGGTAACGGTTCCCAGGTGCCGCTCGATTCTCCGTACATGCTGCCACCGCCAAAGGTGATGGTGCCGGCGCTCGTATCAACGTCGGCCGCCATGAGTCCGGCGAACATTCCTTGCGTGCCATCGCTGAAGCCGGGCACTCCCAGCCCTTGCGTCCCCTGGCCGTGCGTGACGACGGTCAGATTGATCTGCGGAATTTCGATCGTGGCGGTGGCCGTCACAACGCTCTGCGCGGGATCGATGGCAAAGTACATTTCGTCGCCAGCCGCGACGTGACTTACCGGCAAGAACAAACAGGCACAAGCAAAGAGCGCGCAGAACGAAAGACGCAAGAAACGAGACATTGGCTGCCCCCGTTGGAGTAAAGAAGATTGGACGTAATCCGGCTAACTGCTG from Pirellulales bacterium carries:
- a CDS encoding efflux RND transporter permease subunit, yielding MTWLVTTSLRLRVLVIALSMVLVIFGARTLETTPLDVFPEFAPPLVEIQTEAPGLSTEEVESLISMPLENALNGIPWLKIIRSKSVLGLSSVVLIFENGTDLIRARQVVQERLAAETSRLPAVARPPVMLSPLSSTSRVLKIGMTSDTLSQMDMTLLARWTIRPRLMAIPGVANVAIWGQRDRQFQVLVDPERLQAHDVTLPAVERAALEATALASGGFWDTPNQRIALRQLIELRNADDLANAVVDYRAGAPLRLGEVADVVEGFPPPIGDAIINDGPGLLLIVEKQPWGNTLAVTRAVEAALETLRPGLAGVELDATIFRPATFIERALDNLSHAMLLGCVLVVAVLALFLFDWRTALISITAIPLSLIAAALVLHYWGATFNTMVVAGLVIALGEVVDDAIIDVENIQRRLRQNLLLDKPAPVFDVVLQASLEVRSAVVYASLIVTLVFVPVLFLDGVAGSFFRPLAIAYILAILASLAVALTVTPALSLVLLPSAAGRKREEAPLSRYLQDAYVRMLPPLLARPGTCVAVIGATFLATVLGVLKLGEEFLPNFQETDFLMHWVEKPGASLDAMRRITIQASRELRAIPGVRNFGSHIGRAEVADEVVGPNFTELWISVDPDVDLTQTVNQIQHLIDDYPGLYRDVLTYLKERIKEVLSGAGATIVVRTFGPDLNVLRAKGEEIRAAIADVSGVQNLKVEPQVLVPQLQVRVRPDAAARLGLTHAQVRRAVATLVNGTKVGEIYQDQKSFDVVVRGVPKLRSDLSALSRLPIDLPTGGHVVLGDVADLHIAPAPNEIKRESASRRLDVTCNVAGRDLGSVAREIEERVRALPFDRGYHPEFLGEYAAREQSRRRLFALSALSLVGILLLLHVDFRSWRMALLVFLTIPFALVGGVLGAVLQGGVLSLGSLVGFVTVLGIAARNGIMLVSHFRHLEREEEEPFGIALVMRGARERLVPILMTALCTGLALVPLVVGGNRPGHEIEYPMAAVILGGLATSTILNLFLLPPIYLAFGKVSEDHESTVPPLHR
- a CDS encoding TolC family protein, whose product is MRPPGAGGAPRANFYIHRWMVILVYVVASLRAFLASAQPAPVPSSASAAPSLVRPAVTLAPALSNPSNVQGRVSRAPARLPPPAGAVQGGTPKARTTSEVLNVRAEQIPVGNPPVGPPAGPVRLAPVQINLPDAIELGLRQNPDIITVRRNEGVAIGVLGVAETYPFNPFVQVNVTPLQTNNGTGSTIYNYVLMMQTIQLAHQQQYREEVGGAALNSVRWNIVQAELLNVAMTERLFFTALYQHGLRDLAMANAAMNDELLRISTKQFEAGQISAANLAIIQIDHRASHRQERLAEANYQTAMLDLRRQLNISLAAPLDVMGDLDDWWWAAGNAENLLHLKCPQANVAPGEWPAIDELAASRPDVMAARADVATARAAVRLANANRTPDIQAGPYYQRTDNGVTFFGFRLHRDLNVWNDFTPMLRQRQAEQRQRQTAMEQLQARARIEIEAAINRYERARWIINETQDLMEYLPREIARLEEQFKAGEVDVVQVMQARTSLINARRANLDCLNELAQASAVLTATTAVPPQAIVQPAQKP
- a CDS encoding DVUA0089 family protein is translated as MSRFLRLSFCALFACACLFLPVSHVAAGDEMYFAIDPAQSVVTATATIEIPQINLTVVTHGQGTQGLGVPGFSDGTQGMFAGLMAADVDTSAGTITFGGGSMYGESSGTWEPLPLGATGTAPAFLGVRIDGVLGIPATAVAAVRDFWADYFSAYQITNLNPTGANQYQFTADQWLSISTNIDVQGQSGIGATLGSQRYDLSERYAAQNGGQTGSLTQLAGGNWQVRVPIDTSVFISAGSSDLGPIYVDLQVQGQMVGNSIPTPSPGPVLESIAGNTSLALAQSINGAFNRNFDPNVGNDILNTSAIMPHATIHGAFDGNLHYFSFTVGQAAAIGIFDIDNATFDSQLFLYDAAGHLLASDDDASSTYGGHGSSTSRDAYLQYTFAQPGTYTIAVGYYTPPTNGPLGPAAVGGEYTLQVSIAPEPPAFALAALPLVGFLFAARRRLGRRTAAVFALMVLAAFAPHAVLADDPLVKNSLEEVYDPNGQYPMPYRLFVPPQSASEPEEKFPLVLFLHGSGERGIDNYAQVSNHIDGLIQATQSDAYASFLLAPQLTDYPYAGSFGADDPFDRTMDILQQVMAEYPIDPSRIYITGLSLGGFGTFTYMDEFPSLWAAAVPLSGGGDPSTASVIKDIPTWAFHGSADATVPVTDTINMINAMTAAGGSPLFTEIPGGGHDIWEQVYGDAQTQEFGLYDWLFAQHNTNTPWVPEPGTWGMAATAALGFGIAAWRRRGGRFVA